The window CCTCGGCGAAGGTGTCCTTGGTCTCCGCGTCGACGTAGGCATCGATCGTGTAGTCGATGAACTCCAGCACCTGGTCGCGCAGGTCCTCGCCGTGGAGGACGCGACGCCGCTCCTCGTAGACCACCATGCGCTGCTTGTTCAGCACCTCGTCGTACTTGAGGACGTTCTTGCGGATCTCGAAGTTCTGCTGCTCGACCTGCGACTGCGCGGACTGGATCGCGCGGCTGACCATCTTCGACTCGATCGGCACGTCCTCGGGGACGTTCAGCCGCGTCAGCACCTGCTCGACGACGCCGGCCTTGAACAGCCGCATCAGGTCGTCGCCCAGCGACAGGTAGAACCGCGACTCGCCCGGGTCGCCCTGACGGCCGGAACGACCACGGAGCTGGTTGTCGATGCGCCGCGACTCGTGGCGCTCGGTGCCGAGGACGTAGAGCCCGCCGAGGTCGGCGACCTCGTCGTGCTCGGCCTGCGCGGCCTTGCTCGCGGCGTCGAGTGCCGCGGCCCAGGCGGCCTCGTAGCCCTCGGGGTCCTCCTGCGCGTTCAGGCCGCGCCGCTCGAGCTCCTCGTGCGCGAGGAACTCGACGTTGCCGCCGAGCATGATGTCGGTACCGCGACCGGCCATGTTGGTGGCGACGGTGACCGCACTCTTGCGGCCGGCCTGCGCGACGACAGCCGCCTCACGCGCGTGCTGCTTCGCGTTGAGGACCTCGTGCGGAATGCCCTGCCGCTTCAGCAGCCCGGACAGGTGCTCGGACTTCTCGACCGACGTCGTACCGACGAGGACCGGCTGGCCCTTCTCGAAGCGCTCCGCGATGTCCTTGACGACCGCGTTCCACTTCGCGTCCTCGGTCTTGTAGACGAGGTCGGGCTGGTCCATGCGGACCATCGGCTTGTTCGTCGGGATCTGGACGACGCCGAGCTTGTAGATCTTGTCGAACTCGGACGCCTCAGTCATGGCCGTACCGGTCATGCCGGAGAGCTTGGTGTAGAGGCGGAAGAAGTTCTGCAGGGTGATCGTGGCGAGGGTCTGGTTCTCGTCCTTGATCGGGACGCCTTCCTTGGCCTCGATCGCTTGGTGCATGCCCTCGTTGTAGCGACGGCCCGCGAGCACACGGCCGGTGTGCTCGTCGACGATCAGCACCTCGCCGTCGACGACGATGTAGTCCTTGTCGTTGCGGAAGAGCTCCTTGGCGCGGATGGCGTTGTTCAGGTAGCCGATCAGCGGCGTGTGCACCGACTCGTAGAGGTTGTCGATGCCGAGCCAGTCCTCGACCTTGGCGATGCCGGCCTCGTGGACAGCGACGGTGCGCTTCTTCTCGTCGACCGAGTAGTCGCCGGTCTCGGGGACCTTGCCCTCGCGGATCGAGTCCTTCGCGGCCTCACCCTTGCGCAGCATCTGCACGAGCCGCGCGAACTCCGAGTACCACTTCGTGGCCTGGTCGGCGGGGCCGGAGATGATCAGCGGCGTCCGGGCCTCGTCGATGAGGATGGAGTCGACCTCGTCCACGATCGCGAAGTTGTGCCCGCGCTGGACGAGCTCGTCGGCGGTCCACGCCATGTTGTCGCGCAGGTAGTCGAACCCGAACTCGTTGTTGGTGCCGTAGGTGACGTCGCAGGCGTACTGCTCACGGCGGACGGCCGGCGTCTGCTGCGCCAGGATTGTCCCGACGCTCAGGCCGAGGAAGCGGTGCACGCGGCCCATGAGGTCGGCCTGGTAGCTCGCGAGGAAGTCGTTGACGGTGATGACGTGGACGCCCTTGCCCTCGAGGGCGTTCAGGTACGTCGGACACGTCGCGACGAGGGTCTTGCCCTCACCGGTCTTCATCTCGGCGATGTTGCCCATGTGCAGCGCCGCGCCGCCCATGATCTGGACGTCGTAGTGCCGCTGGCCCAGGGTGCGCTTGGCCGCCTCGCGCACGGTCGCGAAGGCCTCGGCGAGGATGTCGTCGAGGGTCTCGCCGTCCTCGAGCCGCTTGCGGAACTCGTCCGTCATGGCCCGCAGCTCGCCGTCGGACATCTTCTCGAAGTCGGGCTCGAGGATGTTCACCTGTTCGGCGATGCCGGCCAGCTTGCGCAAGGTCTTGCCCTCGCCGGTACGCAGCATCTTGTCGAGGAGATTGGGCACCCGCGGAGCTCCTGCCTGGTCGTGCTGCCAAATCGTGCGGTCAAACGTGGAGCCCATCGTAGGCGTCCGGCGATCTCCGCACGTCCGCCGCGTGGCCGGGGCGCCGCAGGTCGGCCAGGGGTGCGCCGCCGACGGGGGTGCGCAGGTGGGGGACGTAATGACCCAGTCGGCGCATTAGCACCCGGACAGGGCGCGGACTGAGTTTGAATAGTCTCTGTGATCACTCCCGACCCACACGCACCTCCAGAGCTGCCGCCGGAGCCGATCGAGATCGCGGCCGGCACGCTCCAGTTGCGTCCGTGGGAACACCGGCTGATCCCGGAGCTGCTCGCCGCGATGCGGGACCCGGTCTGGCGGGAGTGGGCCGTGGCCAAGGTCCCGGCGACCGAGGAGGCCGCCGGAGCCTGGATCGACGCCCGCCTCCGGGCGTGGCGCGAGGGCCGGGTGCTCTCCTTCGCCGTCCAGGACGCCACCACCGCCGAACTGCTCGGCTCGGTCACGCTCCGTTCGTTCGGGATCTGGCCCCGCGCGGCGGACATCGGGTTCTGGACCGCCCCGGCCGCCCGCCAGCGTGGCGTGGCGGTCGCCGCCGTCAACGTGGTCACCCGCTGGGCGTTCACGTCACTGGAGCTCAACCGCCTGTCGCTCTACCACGCAGTGCAGAACACCGCGGCGTGCCAGGTCGCCGCCGCGGCGGGCTACCTGCCGGAAGGCGTCGCCCGCGGGGCGCTGCCCCGCGCCGACGGGGGCTGGTTCGACATGGAGATGCACGCCCGCCTCGCCGGGGATCCGGCCCCGCGCCCCGCCGCCCCGACCCCTTAGCTCCCTCGGTAAAGCCCCTGCGTAGAGTGAGCGCCGCACATTCGACGTACGGCTCGAGGAGGGCACCGGTGGCGCACGGCGGTCAGGGACGCCCGATCTCGTGGATCGCGGTCCTCGTCATCTGCGTGGGATTCACCGTGGCCGGGGTCGCGCTGTGCATGGACCCGACCTGGTGGCTCTTCTGGACCGGCACGGGCATCACTGCCGCCGGCGGGATCTTCGCCCTCGCGGTGGGGATCATGGAGGACTACTCCACCGAGGGTCACTGACCCCGTCACTGGCCCGGAAACTGTCGGACCCCTTCGGCAGTATCTGAGGGGTGGACTCCCTCTCCGCCGCTGACGCGCGCCGTCTCGCGCTGCGGACCCAGGGCCTGCTCGGGGCACGACCCCGGAATCCCGCCGCGGTGCTGCGGCTGCTCGGGGCGGTCCAGCTCGACACGATCTCGGTCCTGGCCCGGTCCCACGAGCTGGTCCCCTACGCCCGGCTCGGGCCGGTGGGGCGTCCCGCCGTCGAGCGGGCGTTCTGGAGCGGCGCGTGCGTGGAGTACTGGTCGCACGCGGCGTGCATCCTCCCCGTCGAGACCTGGCCGCTGTACTCCTTCCGGCGGCGGCACTTTCGCGAGCGCGGGATCCGCTGGCACGAGCGGCCGCCCGAGTCGGTGTTCGCGGAGGTCCGGGCCCGCCTCGCCGACGGCGGGCCGGTGACGACGGGCGACATCGGCGGCGCCAAGAAGGGCGGTCCGTGGTGGGACTGGTCGGGCCAGAAGATCGCCATCGAGTTCCTGCTCGACACCGGTGAAGTGGTCTGCACCCGCCGGGTCGAGTGGCGCCGCGTCTACGACCTGGCCGAGCGGGCGCTGCCCGCCGAGGTTCTCGCCGCCGACACTCTCGACGACACCGAGTGCCACCGCCGTCTCGTCGCCGCGGCCGGCGCGGCGATGGGGGTCGCGACCGCCGCCGACCTCGCGGACTACCCGCGGATCTCGCGGGCGGACGTCGAGGCCGTCCTGCCGGACACCGGGCTGATCCCGGTCGCGGTGGAGGGCTGGTCGGCCCCCGCGTGGGCGGACGCGGCGGCGCTGGCGCAGGTCGACGCCCGCGGCCGCCACCGGACGACGCTGCTCTCGCCGTTCGACTCCCTGATCTGGGACCGCAAACGCACCCTGCGCCTCTTCGGCTTCAGCCACGCCCTCGAGGCCTACAAGCCGGCCGCGAAGCGGGACTACGGCTACTTCACGATGCCGCTGCTGGCCGGCGGCCGGCTCCTGGGCCGCGTGGACCCGAAGCGCATCGGCACCACGCTCGCGGCGCAGGCGGTCTTCCTCGACACCCCGGCGGCCGTCGCCCCCATGGCCGCCGCGCTCTGGGAGGCGGCGGCCTGGGTGGGCTGCGACTCCGTCTCGATCGACCGCGTCGAACCGGTCGGCCTCGCCGACCGGCTGCACGCCGCCCTGACCGACACCGCCTGACGCCGGCCGGCGTCACGACACCGAGGAGCAGACCGTGTACGAGACCCCCGAGGACCTGGCCGCCCTGCAGGAACTGCTCGACCGGAGCCGGGCCGGCGCCGGCGGGCACCTCGCCGACATCTTCACCGCGGACCGCTGGCTCGACGCGAAGGCCCTGACCGAACGGCTGCAGAGCATGTGCCTGCTCTCCCTCGCGACCGTGACCGCGGACAACCGGCCGCTGGTCGGGGCCGTGGACGCGTTCTTCATCCGCGGGTCGTTCTGCTTCGGCAGCTCCCCCACGTCGGTGCGGGCCCGGCACATCGCCGCCCGGCCTCAGGTCAGCGCGGTGCACCTGCCTGGCGAACACCTGTCGGTCACCGTCCACGGGCAGGCGCACCTCATCGGCTGGGGTACCGAGGATCCGTACGCCGCCCCGCTGCTCGATG of the Sporichthya polymorpha DSM 43042 genome contains:
- a CDS encoding pyridoxamine 5'-phosphate oxidase family protein; protein product: MYETPEDLAALQELLDRSRAGAGGHLADIFTADRWLDAKALTERLQSMCLLSLATVTADNRPLVGAVDAFFIRGSFCFGSSPTSVRARHIAARPQVSAVHLPGEHLSVTVHGQAHLIGWGTEDPYAAPLLDALRDKYGADNFGEQGAPYWRIEAAKMFVFHMDPEP
- a CDS encoding GNAT family N-acetyltransferase; the encoded protein is MITPDPHAPPELPPEPIEIAAGTLQLRPWEHRLIPELLAAMRDPVWREWAVAKVPATEEAAGAWIDARLRAWREGRVLSFAVQDATTAELLGSVTLRSFGIWPRAADIGFWTAPAARQRGVAVAAVNVVTRWAFTSLELNRLSLYHAVQNTAACQVAAAAGYLPEGVARGALPRADGGWFDMEMHARLAGDPAPRPAAPTP
- the secA gene encoding preprotein translocase subunit SecA gives rise to the protein MLRTGEGKTLRKLAGIAEQVNILEPDFEKMSDGELRAMTDEFRKRLEDGETLDDILAEAFATVREAAKRTLGQRHYDVQIMGGAALHMGNIAEMKTGEGKTLVATCPTYLNALEGKGVHVITVNDFLASYQADLMGRVHRFLGLSVGTILAQQTPAVRREQYACDVTYGTNNEFGFDYLRDNMAWTADELVQRGHNFAIVDEVDSILIDEARTPLIISGPADQATKWYSEFARLVQMLRKGEAAKDSIREGKVPETGDYSVDEKKRTVAVHEAGIAKVEDWLGIDNLYESVHTPLIGYLNNAIRAKELFRNDKDYIVVDGEVLIVDEHTGRVLAGRRYNEGMHQAIEAKEGVPIKDENQTLATITLQNFFRLYTKLSGMTGTAMTEASEFDKIYKLGVVQIPTNKPMVRMDQPDLVYKTEDAKWNAVVKDIAERFEKGQPVLVGTTSVEKSEHLSGLLKRQGIPHEVLNAKQHAREAAVVAQAGRKSAVTVATNMAGRGTDIMLGGNVEFLAHEELERRGLNAQEDPEGYEAAWAAALDAASKAAQAEHDEVADLGGLYVLGTERHESRRIDNQLRGRSGRQGDPGESRFYLSLGDDLMRLFKAGVVEQVLTRLNVPEDVPIESKMVSRAIQSAQSQVEQQNFEIRKNVLKYDEVLNKQRMVVYEERRRVLHGEDLRDQVLEFIDYTIDAYVDAETKDTFAEDWDLEKLWNALRQLYPVGITPEEIWDDFDNVDARDVETLKEKLKDDAFDRYDEREAAVGEEVMREIERRVVLSVLDRKWREHLYEMDYLREGIGLRAMAQRDPLVEYQREGYDLFRAMMEAIREESVGYIFNVEVEVDESGAGEDDESMNGESPLLAKGLEAPERPRELTFTAPGADGEEEIHTERADSDGSDADSNGAGRGNRAERRARKKGRR
- a CDS encoding winged helix-turn-helix domain-containing protein; amino-acid sequence: MDSLSAADARRLALRTQGLLGARPRNPAAVLRLLGAVQLDTISVLARSHELVPYARLGPVGRPAVERAFWSGACVEYWSHAACILPVETWPLYSFRRRHFRERGIRWHERPPESVFAEVRARLADGGPVTTGDIGGAKKGGPWWDWSGQKIAIEFLLDTGEVVCTRRVEWRRVYDLAERALPAEVLAADTLDDTECHRRLVAAAGAAMGVATAADLADYPRISRADVEAVLPDTGLIPVAVEGWSAPAWADAAALAQVDARGRHRTTLLSPFDSLIWDRKRTLRLFGFSHALEAYKPAAKRDYGYFTMPLLAGGRLLGRVDPKRIGTTLAAQAVFLDTPAAVAPMAAALWEAAAWVGCDSVSIDRVEPVGLADRLHAALTDTA
- a CDS encoding HGxxPAAW family protein yields the protein MAHGGQGRPISWIAVLVICVGFTVAGVALCMDPTWWLFWTGTGITAAGGIFALAVGIMEDYSTEGH